From a region of the uncultured Draconibacterium sp. genome:
- the surE gene encoding 5'/3'-nucleotidase SurE yields MQKNDSEKPLILVTNDDGIHAKGLRELVEVMQFFGDVVVISSEVSMSGKACGITVDQPLRAVPVEKIHGVPTFKCNGTPVDSVKLSFNSLFERTPDYVVSGINHGSNASISVIYSGTMGAAIEGGLHGVPSIGFSLEDYSSDADFSKAKMVVARVFQSVIENGIPAFTCLNVNIPKGKPQGIKVCRQAHGKWMEEFEKRTDPHGREYHWLSGYFQNLDEDTEDTDIFALENNFATVVPVRVDMTCYETMEQIKSWKF; encoded by the coding sequence ATGCAAAAAAACGATTCTGAAAAGCCATTAATTTTGGTCACAAACGACGATGGAATTCATGCGAAAGGTTTGCGTGAATTGGTGGAGGTAATGCAATTTTTTGGAGATGTTGTGGTCATTTCTTCCGAAGTTTCCATGTCGGGGAAAGCTTGTGGTATTACTGTTGATCAACCGCTGCGGGCAGTGCCTGTAGAAAAGATTCATGGTGTGCCAACATTTAAATGTAATGGTACGCCGGTTGACAGTGTAAAACTTAGTTTTAACAGTTTGTTCGAGCGTACACCCGATTACGTGGTGTCGGGAATTAACCACGGTTCAAATGCATCAATCAGCGTAATTTACAGTGGAACAATGGGAGCTGCCATTGAAGGTGGTTTACATGGTGTGCCATCCATCGGTTTTTCGCTGGAAGATTACAGTTCCGATGCTGATTTTTCGAAAGCAAAAATGGTTGTGGCCCGCGTTTTTCAGAGTGTTATTGAAAACGGCATTCCGGCGTTTACCTGTTTAAATGTGAATATTCCGAAAGGGAAACCCCAGGGTATTAAAGTTTGTAGGCAGGCGCACGGAAAATGGATGGAAGAGTTTGAAAAAAGAACCGATCCGCACGGAAGAGAATATCACTGGCTATCAGGATATTTTCAGAATTTGGATGAAGACACCGAAGACACCGATATTTTTGCATTAGAAAATAATTTTGCCACCGTAGTTCCCGTTCGGGTTGATATGACTTGCTACGAAACCATGGAGCAAATTAAGTCGTGGAAGTTTTAA
- the gldG gene encoding gliding motility-associated ABC transporter substrate-binding protein GldG, producing the protein MYSLFKKEIKTFLGSLIGYLAVLVFLLVTGLFLWIFPGNYNIPDKNYATLQGLFTLAPWLYLFLVPAITMRMFADEKRSGTIEILLTRPLADFQLVTAKFLAGLVLVVFSLLPTLLYFLSVYWLGNPVGSIDTGATWGSFFGLFFLATIYVAIGIFASSLTDNQIVSFIFGMSLSFIFYLGFEFVASAEVPYLLEQLFSWLSINDHYLSISRGVVDMRDILYFIGMAFLFLYGTTLILRKGKLRKTKAKVRAVVVPLAVLLVLAISSNFLYRIDLTAEKRYSLSDVSKQMVSGLEGPVEVELYLSGELEAGLRKIQNEVLEKIAVLNAYSSAPIRVRIFNPYSIGNIEKQEEFIAGLVNRGVPRINFGHKTEQGVSSRFIFPGAIIRYQNKELAVNFLKNNPYTSYENNFNHSVETIEFELVNAFHKLMRKKKSVLAFLQGHDEANQYEVADIARALSSDFEIDMLEAADLNGSDVDILVIANPKKEFPETSKIAIDQYLMKGGKLMWLVDPVQVSLDSLSKGFQTYSFPNDMNIGDQLFRYGVRLNYELLQDVNCIQIRVNTAAPGNPPRYTLHPWYYSPLLTPNDNHPISRNLNWVKTEFVSSLDTVSANSAIQKEVILSTSPYARRIKAPSSVSLANINNPPARELFTQSDIPVGVLLEGVFTSNYKNRMVENYGYSSADMITESQPTQMIVIADGGMITNKVNYSTNPPKIQELGFDEVSGQVFGNKEFLMNAISYLDDKQGIMQLRGRSLKMRLLDKVKLREEAAFWKWLNVLLPLLLITVFALVYNLVRKYRYNRS; encoded by the coding sequence GTGTACAGCTTATTTAAAAAAGAAATAAAAACTTTTCTCGGATCGCTAATCGGTTACCTGGCCGTATTGGTTTTTTTATTGGTTACCGGTTTGTTCCTATGGATTTTCCCGGGTAATTACAATATACCCGATAAGAACTATGCAACGCTGCAGGGGCTTTTTACACTGGCACCGTGGTTGTACCTGTTTTTGGTACCTGCCATTACCATGCGCATGTTTGCCGACGAAAAACGCAGTGGTACTATCGAAATCCTGCTTACGCGCCCTTTGGCTGATTTCCAACTGGTAACGGCAAAGTTTCTCGCCGGGCTGGTATTGGTTGTTTTCTCGTTGTTGCCTACTTTACTGTATTTTTTGTCGGTTTATTGGCTGGGCAATCCGGTTGGTAGTATCGATACCGGCGCAACCTGGGGATCGTTTTTTGGGCTGTTTTTCCTGGCAACAATTTATGTGGCCATAGGTATTTTTGCCTCGTCGCTCACCGACAACCAGATTGTTTCATTCATTTTCGGAATGTCGCTGTCGTTTATCTTTTACCTCGGTTTTGAGTTTGTGGCATCGGCCGAAGTTCCATATTTACTGGAGCAACTTTTTTCGTGGCTGAGTATTAACGATCACTACCTGTCCATTTCGCGGGGCGTGGTGGATATGCGCGATATCCTGTATTTTATCGGTATGGCCTTTTTGTTTTTATATGGCACTACCCTGATTTTACGAAAAGGAAAACTCCGAAAAACAAAAGCTAAAGTCCGGGCGGTGGTTGTTCCGCTGGCTGTTTTGCTGGTACTCGCCATTTCGTCCAACTTTTTATACCGTATCGACCTGACGGCTGAAAAACGTTATTCGTTATCGGATGTAAGTAAACAAATGGTAAGCGGTCTGGAGGGGCCGGTGGAGGTGGAGTTGTATTTGAGTGGCGAGCTGGAAGCGGGATTAAGAAAAATACAAAACGAAGTATTGGAGAAAATTGCTGTGCTGAATGCCTACAGTTCAGCTCCAATTCGGGTACGCATTTTTAATCCGTACAGTATTGGGAATATCGAAAAGCAGGAAGAGTTTATTGCCGGGCTGGTAAACAGAGGTGTGCCACGAATTAATTTTGGGCATAAAACCGAGCAAGGTGTGAGTTCTCGTTTTATTTTTCCGGGGGCGATTATTCGTTATCAGAACAAAGAGCTGGCGGTTAATTTCCTGAAAAACAATCCGTACACCAGTTACGAAAATAACTTTAACCATTCAGTGGAAACCATCGAGTTCGAGTTGGTAAATGCATTTCATAAACTGATGCGAAAGAAAAAGTCGGTGCTGGCATTTTTACAGGGGCACGATGAGGCGAATCAGTATGAAGTGGCAGATATTGCGCGTGCACTTTCTTCCGATTTTGAGATTGATATGCTGGAAGCTGCTGATCTGAACGGTTCGGATGTTGACATTTTGGTAATTGCCAATCCGAAAAAGGAATTTCCGGAGACTTCTAAAATAGCCATTGACCAGTACCTGATGAAAGGTGGAAAACTGATGTGGCTGGTTGACCCGGTTCAGGTGAGCCTCGATAGTTTGAGCAAAGGATTTCAAACCTACTCATTTCCAAACGATATGAATATTGGCGACCAGTTGTTTCGCTACGGCGTTCGTTTAAATTACGAGTTGTTGCAGGATGTAAACTGTATTCAGATTCGCGTAAACACTGCGGCGCCGGGTAATCCGCCACGTTACACTTTGCATCCGTGGTATTATTCGCCACTGCTAACACCTAACGATAATCACCCGATCAGCCGAAACCTGAACTGGGTAAAAACGGAATTTGTTTCATCGCTTGATACGGTTTCTGCCAATTCAGCTATCCAAAAAGAAGTGATTCTGAGTACCTCGCCATATGCGCGCCGGATAAAAGCGCCGTCGTCGGTGAGTTTGGCAAACATTAATAATCCACCGGCTCGTGAATTATTTACACAGTCGGATATTCCGGTTGGCGTTTTGTTGGAAGGCGTGTTTACCTCGAACTATAAAAACCGGATGGTGGAAAACTACGGTTATTCTTCGGCCGATATGATTACGGAAAGTCAGCCAACACAAATGATAGTGATTGCCGATGGTGGGATGATAACCAATAAAGTTAATTATTCTACCAATCCGCCTAAAATTCAGGAACTTGGTTTTGATGAGGTTTCGGGGCAGGTTTTTGGGAATAAGGAATTTCTGATGAATGCTATTTCATACCTCGATGATAAACAAGGAATTATGCAGCTGCGCGGCCGATCGTTAAAAATGCGCTTACTCGACAAAGTAAAACTGCGTGAAGAAGCGGCTTTCTGGAAATGGCTGAATGTATTGCTGCCACTGCTTTTGATCACTGTCTTTGCACTGGTTTACAACCTTGTTCGTAAATACCGATACAATCGTTCATAA
- a CDS encoding fumarylacetoacetate hydrolase family protein, whose translation MKIICIGRNYVAHARELGNDIPEEPIFFMKPDTALLRNNDPFYIPDWTSEVHHEIELVIKINRIGKNIEKRFAHRYYDEVGLGIDFTARDVQAQLKAKGLPWEKAKAFDKSAVLSNTFLPKSIFPDQEAISFRLDINGDTVQESHSGMMIFDFDELIANVSKYVTLKIGDLIYTGTPANVGPVAIGDHLEGYLENKKLLDFEIK comes from the coding sequence ATGAAAATAATTTGCATAGGAAGAAATTACGTGGCTCATGCCAGGGAGTTGGGGAACGATATACCGGAAGAACCTATCTTTTTTATGAAGCCCGACACTGCCTTGTTGCGAAATAATGATCCGTTTTATATTCCGGACTGGACCAGCGAGGTGCATCACGAAATTGAGTTGGTGATTAAGATAAATCGTATTGGCAAAAATATTGAAAAACGATTTGCACACCGTTATTACGACGAGGTGGGACTGGGAATCGATTTCACTGCGCGTGATGTACAGGCGCAACTAAAAGCAAAAGGACTGCCCTGGGAAAAAGCAAAAGCTTTTGACAAGTCGGCGGTTTTAAGCAATACCTTTTTGCCAAAATCAATTTTCCCCGATCAGGAGGCAATCAGTTTTCGCCTGGATATAAACGGCGATACGGTGCAGGAATCGCATTCGGGTATGATGATCTTTGACTTTGATGAGTTGATCGCGAATGTCTCGAAATACGTTACATTAAAAATCGGTGATCTGATTTACACAGGAACGCCAGCAAATGTTGGTCCGGTTGCCATTGGCGATCATTTGGAAGGGTATTTGGAAAACAAAAAACTACTTGACTTTGAGATTAAGTAG
- a CDS encoding aldo/keto reductase, with translation MSVILNKKEGMQYRRFGKTEKHLSTITLGGMRFKHGWDDPRREIPEDTFAECLNTVQLAFDAGINHIETAWGYKKSETAYGKILNDELAIPRTSYHLMTKGNPMTADATYEMVENQLRDLQTDYLDFYGWHGINTPELLEQSCKSGGPVEALLKLKEEGIIQHVGFSTHAPMEVIVRAIETGLFEFVNLHYYYFNQRNLAAVQMAEVNDMGVFIISPNDKGGQLFNAPAKVKDATYPLTPIQWNARFCLNNPAIHTLSFGITEKEHFEEMKGIFPTTSPWSRADYETKLKLDSFLFDDPYAVYEGFDMQNDPSGINIPEVLRLRRLWKSYDMIDFAKYRYKTFQEKSHWFPGELPTQPNLNKIDTTKIPTHIPLKELFAETHQSLYKPEYKLAKN, from the coding sequence ATGTCCGTAATTCTAAATAAAAAAGAGGGAATGCAATACCGCCGTTTTGGCAAAACCGAGAAACACCTGAGTACGATCACTCTGGGAGGCATGCGATTTAAACATGGCTGGGACGATCCGCGTCGAGAAATTCCTGAAGATACTTTCGCAGAATGTTTAAACACTGTTCAACTGGCATTTGATGCGGGTATTAACCACATTGAAACAGCGTGGGGCTACAAAAAAAGCGAAACAGCTTATGGTAAGATTTTAAATGACGAATTAGCAATTCCACGTACTTCGTACCATTTAATGACCAAAGGAAATCCAATGACAGCTGATGCCACCTATGAAATGGTTGAAAACCAGTTGCGCGATTTGCAAACCGATTACCTCGATTTTTACGGCTGGCACGGAATAAATACACCCGAGCTACTTGAGCAAAGCTGCAAAAGCGGCGGCCCGGTAGAGGCACTGTTAAAGTTAAAAGAAGAAGGCATAATACAACATGTTGGATTCAGCACACACGCGCCAATGGAGGTGATTGTGCGTGCCATTGAAACCGGTTTGTTTGAGTTTGTGAACCTGCATTACTACTATTTCAACCAACGCAACCTGGCAGCAGTACAAATGGCCGAAGTGAACGATATGGGTGTTTTCATTATCTCGCCAAACGATAAAGGCGGCCAGCTGTTTAATGCTCCGGCCAAAGTAAAAGACGCCACATATCCGCTTACACCCATTCAGTGGAATGCGCGGTTTTGTTTAAATAATCCGGCCATTCACACGCTTTCGTTCGGGATAACAGAAAAAGAACATTTTGAGGAAATGAAAGGCATTTTCCCAACCACATCGCCATGGAGTCGGGCTGATTACGAAACAAAATTAAAACTGGATAGCTTTTTATTCGACGATCCGTATGCCGTTTATGAGGGTTTTGATATGCAAAACGATCCGTCGGGGATTAACATACCCGAAGTGCTGCGTTTACGCCGGCTTTGGAAATCGTATGACATGATCGATTTTGCCAAATACCGCTACAAAACATTTCAAGAGAAAAGCCACTGGTTTCCGGGAGAATTGCCTACACAACCAAATCTGAATAAAATAGATACAACTAAAATTCCGACTCATATTCCATTAAAAGAGCTATTTGCTGAAACTCATCAGTCGTTATATAAACCGGAATACAAATTAGCTAAAAATTAA
- the dnaN gene encoding DNA polymerase III subunit beta: MKFVVSSTELLSHLSAISKVISSKSTMPILDNFLFQLSETELTITASDLESTLITSLELDNIEGEGAVAVPAKLITDTLKEFPEQPLTFQIDGESYLVEIYSDNGKFSIMGQNAEDFPEQPQLDEEGASSIDVSHVVLQKGIEKTLFATADDELRPVMNGIYVELTPDFMSFVASDAHKLVRYRRLDAKAEFESSFILPKKPASLLKNLLPKEEFDVKLEFDDKNAFFTLSNYKLICRLVEGNYPTYNSVIPTNNPNKMIIDRLNFFNTVKRVSVFSNQASNLVKLNITDNQLVVSAQDIDFSISAVERINCEYEGEEIEIGFKSTFLQEILTNISTSDVKVEMSDPTRAGLLLPAENEEDEDMLMLLMPMMINV, encoded by the coding sequence ATGAAGTTTGTAGTTTCAAGCACCGAATTACTGAGCCACCTTTCTGCAATTAGTAAGGTAATCAGCAGTAAAAGTACAATGCCAATTCTCGATAACTTCTTGTTTCAGTTAAGCGAAACAGAGTTAACCATAACAGCTTCCGATCTGGAGTCGACTTTAATTACCAGCCTCGAGTTGGATAATATTGAAGGAGAAGGAGCCGTTGCAGTTCCTGCCAAGTTGATCACCGATACGCTGAAAGAATTTCCGGAGCAACCACTGACATTTCAGATTGATGGTGAGTCGTACCTTGTTGAAATTTATTCCGACAATGGTAAGTTCAGCATTATGGGGCAAAATGCCGAGGATTTCCCGGAGCAACCACAGCTGGACGAGGAAGGTGCATCGTCGATCGATGTTAGCCATGTTGTACTTCAGAAAGGAATTGAAAAAACTTTGTTTGCTACCGCCGACGACGAATTACGTCCGGTAATGAATGGTATTTACGTGGAGTTAACGCCTGATTTTATGAGCTTTGTAGCGTCTGACGCACATAAGCTGGTGCGTTACCGCCGATTGGATGCAAAAGCTGAATTCGAGTCTTCATTTATTTTGCCTAAAAAACCGGCCAGTTTGTTGAAAAACCTGTTGCCAAAAGAGGAGTTTGATGTAAAACTGGAATTCGACGATAAGAATGCCTTTTTTACCTTAAGTAACTACAAATTGATCTGTCGTTTGGTAGAAGGAAATTACCCAACTTATAACTCGGTAATTCCTACCAACAATCCAAACAAAATGATCATCGATCGCCTGAACTTCTTCAACACTGTAAAACGTGTTTCAGTATTCTCGAACCAGGCGAGCAACCTTGTAAAACTCAATATTACCGACAACCAATTAGTGGTTTCGGCACAAGATATCGACTTCTCTATTTCGGCAGTTGAACGTATTAATTGCGAATACGAGGGCGAAGAAATTGAAATTGGTTTCAAATCGACCTTCCTTCAGGAAATTCTTACCAACATTTCAACCAGCGACGTAAAGGTTGAAATGAGCGATCCAACCCGTGCAGGCTTGTTACTTCCGGCTGAAAATGAGGAAGACGAAGACATGTTGATGTTGTTGATGCCAATGATGATAAACGTTTAA
- a CDS encoding exonuclease domain-containing protein: MKLHLRNALVFLDLETTGINIVTDRIVEIALIKVNVDGTEEEKLMRINPEQSIPIESSLIHGIYDEDVKDAPTFKEVAKTLAKFIEGCDLAGFNSNRFDIPLLAEEFLRAEVDVDFKKRKFIDVQAIFHKMEKRTLAAAYKFYCNQDLTDAHSAMADTKATYEVLKSQLDKYEGVEYEDAKGKKSTPIENDVDKLSEFSSYDRNVDFVGRIVYDENGVEVFNFGKNKGVPVEQVLQEQPGYFGWILNSEFPLYTKKVLTQLKLKMMSK, translated from the coding sequence ATGAAGTTACATTTAAGAAACGCTTTGGTTTTTTTAGATCTGGAAACCACCGGAATAAATATTGTTACGGATCGAATTGTGGAAATTGCTTTAATAAAAGTAAATGTTGATGGTACTGAGGAAGAAAAGCTGATGCGTATAAATCCGGAACAATCAATTCCGATAGAGTCTTCTTTAATTCATGGAATTTATGATGAGGATGTAAAAGATGCACCAACATTTAAAGAAGTAGCCAAAACGCTGGCTAAATTTATAGAGGGATGCGATCTGGCAGGTTTTAACTCCAATCGTTTTGATATTCCTTTGTTGGCAGAAGAGTTTCTGCGTGCCGAGGTGGATGTGGACTTTAAAAAGAGAAAATTTATTGATGTGCAGGCCATATTCCACAAAATGGAAAAACGCACACTGGCAGCAGCTTATAAGTTTTATTGTAATCAGGATTTAACTGATGCACACAGTGCCATGGCCGATACAAAAGCGACCTACGAAGTACTGAAATCGCAGCTTGATAAATACGAGGGTGTGGAGTATGAAGATGCTAAAGGGAAAAAATCAACGCCAATCGAAAATGATGTGGATAAGTTGAGCGAATTCTCGTCGTACGACAGAAATGTAGATTTTGTAGGCCGCATTGTTTACGACGAAAATGGAGTGGAAGTCTTTAATTTTGGAAAGAACAAAGGAGTGCCGGTTGAGCAGGTTTTGCAAGAACAACCCGGTTACTTCGGTTGGATACTGAACAGCGAATTTCCGCTGTACACTAAAAAGGTGCTTACGCAATTGAAATTGAAAATGATGAGCAAGTAA
- a CDS encoding prolyl oligopeptidase family serine peptidase, translated as MKFLKKLTTFCIVSLVWYGAAAQVDIEYQKPPKEILELIDSPAVPSAAFDAKNENIVLLHRNQFKSIAELSEPELRLAGLRINPVTNIGSRTRYYTNISLMKVGEPKEIEVSNVPTGGRLANFTWSPDQRKMAFTNTVIEGVELWVLDINEAVCKKLTDAKLNGNIGSAFEWFEDNTRLLVKMLPADKKPLIDKATAVPTGPKVSVSDGQKAQNRTYQDLLKDKADEFNFKQLVRSTLYIVDLEGNTSQWRKTAMYTGMSFSPDGEYILISTLGEPFSYIVTYGRFPSKTTIYDKSGKLVKVIRDVPLEEVRPKGFMSTTKEIRSLRWRADKPASIYYVKALDGGDPEVDVDFRDELLTLDAPFDGEPKSILKTQQRFDRVIWGNDAIAIATDEWWNTRNEKTYLFSPGDASVDPVILFDRNTNDRYNDPGSFVTTKNELGTYTLEMDNNTLYLTGRGYSPEGIRPFFDAYDLKNKETKRLWRANGETTLENISRVIDADKGVLLTRVETSTQYPNYYIRNIKKRIAPQPVTFFKNPYQSIANIHKEIINYKREDGLDLSGTLYLPAGYNMDKKEKLPMIMWAYPREYKDKSTAGQVTSSPHTFTYPSYGSIIFWVTRGYAILDDAAFPIVGEGDNEPNDSFREQLVANAKAAIEAVDKLGYIDRERVAVGGHSYGAFMTANLLSHSDLFAAGIARSGAYNRTLTPFGFQSEERTYWEAPEVYYNMSPFMHADKMKTPMLLIHGIADNNSGTYPMQSERYFNALKGLGAPVRLVMLPKESHGYSARESILHMLWEQDQWLEKYVKNKK; from the coding sequence ATGAAATTCTTGAAAAAGCTCACTACATTTTGCATTGTTTCCCTCGTATGGTACGGAGCTGCTGCCCAGGTAGATATCGAGTACCAAAAACCACCTAAAGAAATTCTGGAGTTAATTGATTCTCCGGCAGTTCCTTCGGCCGCTTTCGATGCCAAAAATGAAAATATTGTGTTATTGCATCGCAACCAGTTTAAAAGCATTGCCGAACTATCTGAACCTGAATTACGTTTGGCTGGTTTACGAATTAACCCGGTTACCAACATCGGTAGCAGAACGCGCTACTACACTAACATTTCGTTAATGAAAGTTGGCGAACCAAAGGAAATCGAAGTAAGCAATGTCCCAACAGGCGGGCGTCTTGCGAATTTTACATGGTCACCCGACCAACGCAAAATGGCTTTTACCAACACCGTTATCGAGGGGGTTGAATTATGGGTTCTCGATATTAACGAGGCCGTATGCAAAAAACTTACGGATGCCAAACTGAACGGAAATATTGGATCTGCATTTGAGTGGTTTGAAGACAACACCCGGTTACTTGTTAAAATGCTGCCGGCCGACAAAAAACCATTGATCGATAAAGCAACTGCGGTGCCAACCGGTCCAAAAGTTTCGGTTAGCGATGGACAAAAAGCTCAAAACCGAACGTATCAGGATTTGCTAAAAGACAAAGCTGACGAGTTCAATTTCAAACAATTAGTACGATCAACACTTTATATCGTTGATTTGGAAGGAAATACTTCGCAATGGAGAAAAACCGCAATGTATACCGGCATGAGTTTTTCTCCAGATGGTGAATATATTCTGATCTCGACCCTTGGCGAACCATTTTCGTACATTGTAACTTATGGTCGCTTTCCTTCGAAAACAACTATTTACGACAAATCGGGCAAGCTGGTAAAAGTAATCCGTGATGTGCCGCTTGAAGAAGTACGTCCGAAAGGCTTTATGTCGACCACAAAAGAAATACGCAGCCTGCGCTGGCGCGCCGATAAACCGGCAAGTATTTACTATGTAAAGGCACTTGACGGAGGAGATCCCGAGGTTGATGTTGATTTCAGAGATGAGCTGCTTACACTTGACGCCCCGTTTGATGGTGAACCAAAATCGATTTTGAAAACACAACAACGCTTTGATCGTGTTATTTGGGGAAATGATGCTATTGCTATTGCTACCGATGAGTGGTGGAATACCCGTAACGAAAAAACATATTTGTTCAGCCCGGGCGATGCATCAGTTGATCCGGTTATTCTTTTCGACCGAAATACAAATGATCGCTATAACGATCCCGGATCATTTGTCACCACAAAGAACGAGTTAGGAACGTACACGCTTGAGATGGATAATAACACACTGTATCTTACCGGGCGCGGCTATTCGCCCGAAGGTATTCGTCCGTTTTTCGATGCATATGACCTGAAAAACAAAGAAACAAAACGTTTATGGCGTGCCAATGGTGAAACAACACTGGAAAACATTTCCCGTGTTATCGATGCCGACAAAGGCGTTCTGTTAACGCGCGTTGAAACCAGTACCCAGTATCCGAATTACTACATCAGAAACATAAAAAAACGAATCGCACCGCAGCCGGTCACTTTCTTTAAAAATCCATACCAAAGTATTGCCAACATTCACAAAGAGATAATTAACTACAAACGAGAAGATGGTTTGGATTTATCTGGAACTTTGTATTTGCCTGCTGGATATAACATGGACAAAAAAGAAAAATTACCAATGATAATGTGGGCTTATCCGCGCGAATACAAAGATAAATCAACTGCCGGACAGGTTACCTCATCGCCCCATACATTTACTTATCCGTCTTACGGATCGATTATTTTTTGGGTAACTCGTGGATATGCAATTCTCGACGATGCTGCGTTTCCAATCGTTGGAGAAGGCGATAATGAGCCAAACGACAGTTTTCGTGAGCAACTTGTAGCCAACGCAAAAGCGGCCATTGAAGCTGTTGACAAGTTGGGATACATTGACCGTGAACGGGTTGCTGTTGGCGGCCACTCATACGGCGCTTTTATGACTGCAAACTTATTGTCTCATTCCGATCTTTTTGCTGCCGGAATTGCCCGAAGCGGTGCCTACAATCGTACGCTTACTCCCTTCGGATTTCAAAGCGAAGAAAGAACTTATTGGGAGGCACCGGAAGTCTATTACAACATGAGTCCATTTATGCATGCCGATAAAATGAAAACGCCAATGTTGCTTATTCATGGAATTGCCGATAACAACTCAGGAACTTACCCAATGCAAAGCGAGCGCTATTTTAATGCGCTGAAAGGTTTAGGAGCACCGGTTCGTTTGGTAATGTTACCAAAAGAAAGTCATGGTTACTCAGCCCGCGAATCAATTTTACACATGCTTTGGGAACAAGACCAATGGCTGGAAAAGTATGTTAAGAATAAGAAATAA
- the lpxB gene encoding lipid-A-disaccharide synthase — protein sequence MRYYIIAGEASGDLHGSNLMKELKVADKEADFRFFGGDKMQAVGGELVKHYREMAFMGFVNVILNIRTIKRNMEFCKKDLLSYIPDVLILIDYPGFNLRIAEFAKQNNIKVYYYISPKLWAWKEYRVKKVRAFVDEMFTIFPFETAFYKKHGIDVNYVGNPLFDSITEFEKTAQSAAEFKAKNELDERPIIALLAGSRVQEIKGTLPVMKKAVEGRKDYQVVLAGVSSVDKELYDGMQDSNIKVLYESTYDLLNNAHAALVASGTAALETALFHVPQAVLYKVEGGVLVHYIMAAVLKINWVSLPNIILGKMAVKELLQKDMTVKKVTAELDRLLGDETYRKRILSDYREMQKLMGEPGCSKRAAEKMVELLSLAS from the coding sequence ATGCGGTACTACATTATAGCTGGCGAAGCATCGGGCGATTTGCATGGCTCGAACCTGATGAAGGAACTGAAAGTTGCCGATAAAGAGGCAGATTTTCGTTTTTTTGGCGGCGATAAAATGCAGGCTGTTGGTGGCGAGCTGGTGAAGCATTACCGCGAAATGGCGTTTATGGGTTTTGTGAATGTGATTCTGAATATCAGGACCATAAAACGAAATATGGAGTTCTGCAAGAAAGATCTGCTCAGCTATATACCCGATGTTCTCATTCTGATTGATTACCCCGGCTTTAACCTGCGAATTGCAGAGTTTGCCAAACAAAACAACATAAAAGTTTACTATTATATTTCTCCGAAACTCTGGGCCTGGAAAGAATATCGCGTTAAAAAGGTGCGGGCTTTTGTCGACGAAATGTTTACTATTTTTCCGTTTGAAACGGCTTTTTACAAAAAGCATGGTATTGATGTAAACTATGTGGGAAATCCGCTCTTCGATTCGATTACGGAATTTGAAAAAACAGCCCAATCGGCTGCTGAATTTAAAGCAAAAAATGAATTGGATGAACGCCCGATAATTGCCCTGCTGGCGGGCAGTCGCGTTCAGGAAATAAAGGGTACTTTACCTGTGATGAAAAAGGCTGTTGAAGGCCGGAAGGATTATCAGGTGGTGCTGGCAGGTGTTTCGTCGGTTGATAAAGAATTGTACGATGGCATGCAAGACAGCAATATAAAAGTGCTGTACGAATCTACTTACGATTTGCTGAATAATGCACATGCGGCTTTGGTAGCTTCCGGAACAGCAGCTCTGGAAACGGCTTTGTTTCACGTGCCGCAAGCGGTGCTTTACAAAGTTGAAGGCGGCGTGTTGGTGCATTATATCATGGCTGCCGTTTTAAAAATCAACTGGGTATCGTTACCCAATATAATTTTGGGAAAAATGGCAGTTAAAGAGCTGCTCCAGAAAGATATGACCGTTAAAAAAGTAACGGCAGAACTGGATCGTTTACTTGGCGATGAAACATACCGAAAAAGAATTTTGTCGGATTACCGGGAAATGCAAAAGCTAATGGGTGAGCCGGGGTGTTCGAAACGGGCAGCCGAAAAAATGGTTGAATTGTTATCTTTGGCTTCCTAA